A window of Heliomicrobium undosum genomic DNA:
CAATTCAGCGCTTCATTGGCAAGGGATCAACCGCTCTTTTCCATCGCATAGGGCCAGGCCAGGACACCGCCCTCCATCACGTTGACATTGCGCCAGCCGTTGGCCTCCAGGATGCAGGCGGCTTCATAACCACGCAGGGAAATCTTGCAGTAGACGATGATCTCACGGTCCTTGTCAGCAGGCAACTCGTGAAGGCGTTGACGCAGCATGCCCAGCGGGATCAGGGTCTCGCCGATGCCAAGACGCATGACTTCAAACTCGTCTTTCCCCCGCACATCGAGGAAAAAGACATCGTCCCCCCTGTCGACTTTGTTTTTCACGTCCATGACGGAGATGCCTTTCATCCGTCCCGCCAGCTTGTTCTCCAGCACATGGGCGGTCGTGATCAGCGAGTCGATGGCCTGAGAAAAGGGCGGCGCGTAAGGCAGGTCAGCGTTGATCATGTCTTCGACGGTGAACCGGCCCTGCACGGCCAGCGCTGCAGCAGCGATGCGCCGGCTCACATCGCCGATGCCGACGCACTGAACCCCCAGGATCTGCCTGCTGTCGCGATGGGCCACCATTTTCGTGATGATCGGTTTGCCGCCCATGAAACCCGGTTTATCCAAGGTGGTCGTCGTGGCGGTGATGATATCGGTGTATCCGAGACGGTGCGCCGCCTGTTCCGAGAGACCAGTGGCGCCGGCGGTGTAATCAAAGACTTTGCAAATCCCTGTCTGGATGGTTCCGGGAAAACGGGCGCAGTTGCCCTCGATCACATTCTGTCCCGCCACACGGCCTTGCAGGTTGGCCAGGTCTCCCAGCGGCGCCAGGACGCTTTGCCCGGTGATCCGGTTCCTGACTTCTACACAGTCTCCGGCCGCGTAGATGTTCGAGTCGGAGGTCTGCATGTACTCGTCTACCAGGATCCCGCCCCGTTCGCCGATAGCCAGACCGGCCTGGCGGGCTAAGGTCACATTCGGTTTCACCCCGATGGCGATGATGGCCAGTTGACAGGGCAGTTCCGTGCCGTCTTGCAGGCGAACCGCCGTTAATTCACCGTCGCGACCGATGAAGGCGGCGACACCGTTGTGGGTGATCACCCTGGCGGCTTTGCTTTGCACATGCTTTTCCAGCATGCTCGCCAGTTCCCAGTCGAGGAATGTCAAGGTGTGTGGCATCATCTCGACAACGGTCATGTGGATGCCGGACTGCTGCAGCGCTTCGCAGACCTCCATCCCAATCAAGCCGCCGCCGACGATGACTCCTTCTTTGACGACGCCTTCGTCTCGGATCCGGCGCAGGTAGTCGGCGTCCTTCAGCGAGTGCAAGGTTGTCACACCTTTTAGTTCCGTCCCTGCGATAGGCGGAATCAGCGCCTGGGCGCCGGTGGCGATGACCAGTTTATCGTAATTCACTGTCCGCGTTTCCCCGGTCGGCAGGTGGACGCAATGGACCTGCCGCTTCTCACGGTCGATCGCCGTCGCCTCGGTGCTCACCAGGGCGGTTATGTTCTTTGCGGCTTTAAAAAAGTTGCTGTCGCGGACAACCCCAGTGGGGCTGCAGATCAGTTGGTTCCGGTCGTGGAAGACACCGCCCACATAATACGGATAGCCGCAGGATGCCATGGAAAGGTCGGCTTCCTTCTGGATGATGGTAACTTCCGCA
This region includes:
- a CDS encoding FAD-dependent oxidoreductase, with the protein product MGSRRIVVIGGAAAGPKAAARARRLDEFAEVTIIQKEADLSMASCGYPYYVGGVFHDRNQLICSPTGVVRDSNFFKAAKNITALVSTEATAIDREKRQVHCVHLPTGETRTVNYDKLVIATGAQALIPPIAGTELKGVTTLHSLKDADYLRRIRDEGVVKEGVIVGGGLIGMEVCEALQQSGIHMTVVEMMPHTLTFLDWELASMLEKHVQSKAARVITHNGVAAFIGRDGELTAVRLQDGTELPCQLAIIAIGVKPNVTLARQAGLAIGERGGILVDEYMQTSDSNIYAAGDCVEVRNRITGQSVLAPLGDLANLQGRVAGQNVIEGNCARFPGTIQTGICKVFDYTAGATGLSEQAAHRLGYTDIITATTTTLDKPGFMGGKPIITKMVAHRDSRQILGVQCVGIGDVSRRIAAAALAVQGRFTVEDMINADLPYAPPFSQAIDSLITTAHVLENKLAGRMKGISVMDVKNKVDRGDDVFFLDVRGKDEFEVMRLGIGETLIPLGMLRQRLHELPADKDREIIVYCKISLRGYEAACILEANGWRNVNVMEGGVLAWPYAMEKSG